A part of Gracilimonas sp. genomic DNA contains:
- a CDS encoding alpha/beta fold hydrolase, protein MTEQPAARISLEPFEPVWWAWNGHVHTIVASQFSKVIKPEHERVEIDTPDEDFLEVDVCIQNTQKPIVALFHGLEGSTDRYYIGNLMTQLERAGFSSSALNFRGCGSRMNNQPRFYHSGETEDYRTFLHWISETYPDKEIYAVGFSLGGNALVKYLGEEGTQSRVKRAAAVSPPYDLKEGSIQLHKGFNRLYEINFLNTLVQKLEKKRQKMEMPVFNGSSIYEFDDQVTAKLHGFDDADDYYHQCSSKHFYGDVKTDLLVIHSKQDTLCPMEFAPFQVIEANPQIQTCFTEEGGHVGFLSAPKDWLFRVILQWLDC, encoded by the coding sequence ATGACTGAACAACCTGCTGCACGTATTTCCCTGGAACCCTTTGAGCCTGTCTGGTGGGCATGGAATGGACACGTGCATACCATAGTGGCTTCACAGTTTTCAAAAGTCATAAAACCAGAGCATGAACGGGTGGAGATTGATACTCCCGATGAAGACTTCCTTGAAGTGGATGTGTGTATTCAGAATACCCAGAAGCCTATAGTTGCTTTATTTCATGGGCTTGAGGGCTCTACAGACCGGTACTATATTGGCAACCTGATGACCCAATTGGAGAGAGCGGGTTTTTCATCATCTGCGTTAAATTTTCGGGGATGCGGAAGCCGGATGAATAATCAGCCCCGGTTTTACCATTCCGGAGAAACGGAAGATTATCGCACATTTCTGCACTGGATTTCTGAAACCTATCCTGACAAAGAAATTTATGCGGTTGGTTTTTCTTTGGGTGGAAATGCATTGGTGAAGTATCTGGGAGAAGAAGGAACCCAAAGCAGAGTAAAGCGAGCCGCAGCTGTTTCTCCCCCCTACGATTTGAAGGAAGGTTCAATCCAATTGCATAAGGGCTTTAATCGTCTTTATGAAATCAACTTCCTGAATACACTGGTTCAAAAGCTGGAGAAGAAACGTCAGAAAATGGAAATGCCGGTTTTCAACGGCTCATCAATCTATGAGTTTGATGACCAGGTGACTGCAAAACTGCATGGTTTTGATGATGCCGATGATTATTATCACCAATGTTCCAGCAAACATTTTTACGGTGATGTGAAAACGGATCTGTTGGTCATTCACAGTAAACAGGATACGCTATGTCCTATGGAATTTGCTCCTTTCCAGGTGATTGAAGCCAATCCTCAGATCCAAACCTGTTTTACGGAAGAGGGTGGTCATGTTGGATTTTTGAGCGCACCTAAAGACTGGCTTTTTCGGGTGATACTGCAGTGGCTTGATTGTTGA
- a CDS encoding carboxypeptidase-like regulatory domain-containing protein, whose translation MKILKIFGLLVFLLIIMVSCKTSTGSENSIDINSGEYSLSGRVLSKGNPVDGVMINLVLEDQQKQAETNAEGFYSISNIPGAEYILSATKDGYVEYSNGSLEVIDANQSLDIDLKEIVTVDSMIVVYRVTDEELLLGRYDDDYESGAKFPLNVDFESDTERIAYLIFRMSEELQAGTFLEITAKGAEKIQNGVAYKALFAAKIFSDLDENNPSEEFVFTNFGDETFTWKLVVQNKGRYVYIYTAGTGPIDWSGINLELYKVVGKDYN comes from the coding sequence ATGAAAATTTTAAAAATCTTTGGTCTACTCGTCTTTTTATTGATAATTATGGTTTCCTGTAAAACATCTACAGGTTCGGAAAACTCAATTGATATTAATAGCGGGGAATATTCATTATCTGGAAGAGTACTCTCCAAAGGAAATCCTGTTGATGGAGTTATGATCAATTTGGTTCTTGAGGATCAACAAAAACAAGCGGAAACGAATGCTGAGGGTTTTTACTCTATATCCAACATCCCAGGTGCGGAGTACATTTTAAGTGCGACTAAAGATGGATATGTGGAATATTCGAATGGATCACTTGAAGTAATAGATGCCAATCAGTCACTGGATATTGATTTAAAAGAGATTGTAACTGTAGATAGTATGATTGTTGTTTATAGAGTTACAGATGAAGAGTTGCTCCTGGGGCGATATGATGATGATTACGAAAGCGGAGCAAAGTTTCCTTTGAACGTAGATTTTGAAAGCGATACGGAGAGAATAGCGTATTTAATTTTTCGGATGAGCGAAGAACTACAAGCAGGTACTTTTTTAGAAATCACAGCAAAAGGTGCTGAGAAGATTCAAAATGGAGTTGCCTATAAAGCTCTTTTTGCAGCAAAAATATTTAGCGACTTAGATGAAAATAATCCATCAGAAGAGTTTGTTTTTACAAATTTTGGAGACGAAACATTTACCTGGAAATTAGTTGTGCAAAATAAGGGGAGGTATGTCTACATCTATACAGCTGGAACTGGCCCTATTGATTGGAGTGGAATAAATTTAGAGTTATACAAGGTTGTTGGTAAAGACTACAACTGA
- a CDS encoding lysophospholipid acyltransferase family protein has translation MATSLTPIEYIRSILAIVVFFIMFAISTPVITILLILSFGKSTNFIVENFGPFIAYPVLWTLGIKFNVIQHGEPVNPPVIYTINHSSTLDLVTMIALGLPHIRFVAKWELQYNPLFFIVGRLTGQVFIQRQKSEKAIKRLQKAYDRLKTDHLSIMVAPEGSRKHPGVIGPFKKGAFHMAIDLGFPIVPIYFDGNQELSLGGSLLSKSGTINAHIHPPVDTSDWKRETLDDHIAEVRAMYLEWAGVEE, from the coding sequence ATGGCAACATCCCTTACACCCATTGAATACATCCGAAGCATTCTGGCCATCGTGGTATTCTTTATCATGTTCGCCATTTCTACCCCGGTGATTACCATACTGCTGATTCTGTCTTTTGGAAAGTCCACCAACTTCATTGTTGAAAATTTCGGACCCTTCATCGCCTATCCGGTTCTGTGGACGCTCGGCATCAAGTTTAATGTAATTCAGCATGGTGAGCCTGTAAATCCGCCTGTCATTTATACCATCAATCATAGTTCTACGCTGGACCTGGTAACCATGATTGCCCTGGGCTTGCCTCATATTCGGTTTGTCGCAAAGTGGGAGCTGCAGTACAATCCGCTGTTTTTTATTGTGGGAAGGTTAACGGGACAGGTTTTCATTCAGCGCCAAAAAAGTGAGAAAGCCATTAAAAGGCTCCAAAAGGCCTATGACCGGCTGAAAACGGATCACCTCTCAATTATGGTAGCACCGGAAGGTTCCCGTAAACATCCCGGAGTTATCGGCCCGTTCAAGAAAGGGGCTTTTCACATGGCCATCGACCTTGGCTTCCCCATCGTCCCCATCTACTTTGACGGGAATCAGGAGCTGAGCCTGGGAGGCTCTCTGTTGTCCAAAAGCGGAACGATTAATGCCCATATCCATCCACCGGTAGATACCTCAGACTGGAAACGGGAAACACTGGACGATCACATTGCTGAAGTAAGAGCGATGTACCTGGAGTGGGCCGGTGTTGAGGAGTGA
- a CDS encoding DUF481 domain-containing protein translates to MLRLLRLFFVSLFLIFILPSTLQAQLLNVESVRSDADSAGWYGQLNFDLSLSQYNDRVLQFTNNANLSYFSGKHAYLFLNKLKLVNLDGASVISSGYSHLRSTFVRDNRFSPELFFQYQYNSNLGLQSRFLGGAGFRYTLFYEENWTGSFSTGLMAEYEKWKESGLPAIENEYIKSTSNISFRGNLNPQTTFLLIGYYQARPNEFFEARSILETQLQVKINQHISLSVQFSAAYDAAPVIDIPNWTYELSNGLVIKF, encoded by the coding sequence ATGCTCCGACTGCTCCGGTTATTCTTTGTTTCTTTGTTTCTGATTTTCATTCTCCCCTCTACTCTGCAGGCACAGCTTTTAAATGTAGAAAGCGTTCGTTCTGATGCCGATTCAGCCGGCTGGTATGGTCAGCTTAACTTTGACTTATCGCTTAGCCAGTATAACGACCGCGTACTCCAGTTCACCAATAACGCCAACCTGTCCTACTTTTCCGGGAAGCACGCCTACCTCTTTCTGAATAAATTGAAGCTGGTGAATCTGGATGGAGCTTCTGTCATTAGCAGTGGATACAGTCACCTGCGTTCTACATTTGTTCGTGATAACCGGTTTTCGCCAGAGCTGTTTTTTCAATATCAGTACAATAGCAACCTGGGACTACAGAGTCGTTTTTTGGGTGGAGCCGGATTCCGATATACCCTTTTCTATGAGGAAAACTGGACCGGAAGTTTTTCAACCGGACTCATGGCTGAATATGAAAAATGGAAAGAAAGTGGATTGCCAGCCATTGAAAACGAATACATCAAAAGTACGAGCAACATTTCTTTCAGGGGAAACCTGAATCCTCAAACTACCTTCCTGTTGATAGGCTATTACCAAGCACGGCCAAACGAGTTTTTTGAAGCACGGTCGATTCTGGAAACGCAGTTACAGGTCAAAATCAATCAACACATTTCACTGAGTGTTCAATTTTCAGCGGCTTATGATGCCGCTCCGGTTATTGATATTCCTAACTGGACGTATGAGCTCAGTAATGGACTGGTCATAAAGTTTTAA
- a CDS encoding TonB-dependent receptor → MFNLFLQKSFFAALLFTIPLFFNAEVQAQTVTGKVLDAQSKEPLQGAAVRQQGTSRGAVTQDDGSFELQLSQNGEEALLITYLGYKDQEVDVSDDKQNLEIFLYPETYIGDDVFVSAVRVDESSPITYTNVERAEIEKRNLGQNVPYLLQNTPSVTTTSDAGAGVGYTGIRIRGVDPARINVTINGIPVNDAESHGVFWVDLPDLASSIENIQVQRGVGTSTNGAGAFGATINLQTSSSSPEPFGEINTGFGSFNTRKYNVRLGSGLMENGWQFEGRLSKIDSDGYIDRASSDLDSYFLSASHHGERSLLRADVFTGKEITYQSWYGVEESVLENDRTFNEAGTEKDGDPYENQVDDYQQNYYQLHYSYQLQENWNANISAFYTRGFGYYEEYKADEALSDYGIETIQPSTPTESDLVRRRWLDNDYYGTIFSTKYSPSDTWNLTFGGGYSYYDGAHFGEVIWARYAGNSENNDRYYDNDGIKKDFNAYGKLQYQLTEKLNSYLDLQVRSVNYEFLGNDIIQTGNPPNVQDSLVTLRQEDNLTFFNPKFGLVYNFTSGQRAYASFGVGGKEPTRDEYVNSTPDSRPDAEKLYNVEAGYRGDFTTYYLGANLYGMFYEDQLVPTGAINDVGEIVRQNVPESYRVGVELQGGVSLGQNLSLSANATFSQNKIVEYTQYTDQYDANFNFLGQQETIYEDTDIAFSPSVITNGVIGYNKGGLNAELISKYVSRQYLDNTQTQSRSIDPYFVNDLRLSYKLDQVPVLEGITATLQVNNLFNHEYETNGYTFGWLQSGDPVYFNYYYPQAGTNFLFQVKWEF, encoded by the coding sequence ATGTTTAATCTATTCTTACAGAAGTCGTTTTTTGCGGCTTTATTATTCACTATACCATTATTCTTTAATGCTGAAGTTCAGGCACAAACCGTTACCGGAAAAGTGCTTGATGCGCAATCCAAAGAACCGTTACAAGGAGCTGCGGTTCGGCAACAAGGCACATCCCGGGGAGCCGTAACCCAGGACGATGGCTCCTTTGAATTACAGCTTTCCCAAAACGGAGAAGAAGCTTTACTCATCACTTATCTGGGATATAAAGACCAGGAAGTGGATGTATCTGATGACAAACAGAATCTGGAGATATTCCTGTATCCCGAAACGTACATCGGCGATGACGTTTTTGTTAGCGCCGTTCGGGTGGATGAGTCTTCCCCGATCACCTATACCAATGTAGAACGGGCCGAAATTGAGAAAAGAAACCTCGGACAGAATGTTCCCTATCTCCTTCAAAATACGCCCTCGGTAACCACAACCTCTGATGCCGGGGCGGGCGTTGGGTACACCGGAATTCGAATTCGTGGCGTCGATCCCGCGCGAATTAATGTAACCATCAACGGAATACCCGTTAATGATGCCGAATCTCATGGTGTTTTTTGGGTTGACTTGCCCGACCTGGCTTCATCTATAGAAAACATACAAGTGCAGCGCGGAGTGGGAACTTCCACCAACGGAGCAGGTGCTTTTGGAGCCACCATCAACCTGCAAACCAGCTCTTCATCCCCGGAACCATTTGGAGAAATAAACACGGGCTTTGGCTCCTTCAACACCCGTAAGTACAATGTAAGGCTGGGGTCAGGCCTTATGGAAAATGGCTGGCAGTTTGAAGGCCGGCTTTCGAAAATTGATTCCGATGGTTACATAGACCGGGCCAGCTCAGATTTAGATTCTTATTTCTTATCCGCATCGCACCATGGTGAACGTAGCTTGTTAAGAGCTGATGTCTTTACCGGAAAAGAAATCACCTATCAATCCTGGTACGGCGTGGAAGAAAGCGTGCTCGAAAACGACCGCACCTTCAACGAAGCCGGAACCGAAAAAGACGGCGATCCTTACGAGAATCAGGTAGATGATTATCAGCAAAATTATTATCAGCTGCACTACTCTTACCAGCTTCAGGAAAACTGGAATGCCAATATTTCAGCGTTCTACACCCGGGGTTTTGGTTATTATGAAGAGTATAAGGCTGACGAAGCTCTTAGCGATTATGGTATAGAGACCATTCAGCCATCTACGCCTACTGAATCTGATTTGGTTCGCCGCCGCTGGTTAGATAATGATTACTACGGCACCATCTTTTCCACCAAATATAGTCCTTCAGATACCTGGAACCTGACATTTGGCGGAGGGTACAGCTACTACGATGGTGCCCATTTCGGAGAAGTTATTTGGGCTCGATATGCCGGAAACAGCGAAAACAACGATCGTTATTATGACAACGATGGAATCAAGAAAGACTTTAATGCATATGGCAAGCTTCAGTATCAACTCACCGAAAAGCTGAATTCTTACCTGGATCTTCAGGTGCGCTCGGTAAACTACGAGTTTCTTGGCAACGACATCATCCAAACCGGAAATCCTCCAAACGTTCAGGATAGTCTGGTTACACTTCGCCAGGAAGACAACCTAACCTTCTTCAATCCAAAGTTTGGATTGGTTTATAACTTCACTTCAGGTCAGCGGGCTTATGCTTCTTTTGGCGTCGGTGGAAAAGAGCCAACTCGTGATGAATACGTAAATTCTACACCTGATAGTCGTCCTGATGCCGAAAAACTCTACAATGTTGAAGCCGGATATCGAGGTGATTTCACCACCTATTATCTAGGAGCAAATCTTTACGGGATGTTTTATGAAGATCAGCTGGTGCCAACAGGAGCCATCAACGACGTTGGCGAGATTGTACGTCAAAATGTGCCTGAGAGCTATCGTGTAGGAGTTGAACTTCAGGGTGGGGTGAGTCTCGGCCAAAACCTGAGCCTTTCAGCCAATGCAACGTTCAGTCAGAATAAAATTGTGGAATACACGCAATACACTGATCAGTACGACGCCAATTTCAACTTTCTTGGCCAGCAAGAAACCATTTACGAAGACACCGATATTGCTTTCTCTCCTTCTGTAATCACAAACGGAGTGATTGGCTATAACAAAGGTGGCTTAAATGCAGAATTGATTTCAAAATATGTGTCCCGGCAGTATCTGGATAACACCCAAACTCAAAGCCGATCGATAGACCCTTATTTCGTAAATGATCTTCGGCTAAGCTACAAGCTTGATCAGGTTCCTGTACTCGAGGGGATCACGGCAACACTACAGGTAAATAACCTTTTCAATCATGAGTACGAAACCAATGGATACACCTTTGGCTGGCTGCAAAGCGGAGATCCTGTGTACTTCAATTATTACTACCCACAGGCCGGAACCAATTTCCTCTTCCAGGTTAAGTGGGAGTTCTAA
- the egtD gene encoding L-histidine N(alpha)-methyltransferase produces MTKVEQRKSMLEEVLGGLNDPQKSLPSKYFYDERGSKLFDEITQLEEYYPTRTERKILKQNVESIGQYLGEKVVLIEPGSGSSDKTRILLENLSNVSAYVPIDISGEYLFNVANELQNEFPEIKIEPLQADYTRSFELLEVMPDGRRVVFFPGSTVGNFERDTVDRFLNVVADIASQTGAFLIGVDLKKDRQVLLDAYNDSKGITAAFNKNILRHINRILASDFSLSRFDHEAVWNEEEGRIEMYLICNEAHEVAINGTTIAFEEGERIHTENSHKYTLDEFSEIVSPWFEVKKVWTDENNWFSLQYLEPK; encoded by the coding sequence ATGACTAAAGTTGAACAGCGGAAGTCCATGCTTGAGGAAGTGCTGGGCGGATTGAACGATCCTCAAAAATCATTACCGAGTAAATACTTCTATGATGAGCGCGGATCAAAATTATTTGATGAAATAACCCAACTGGAAGAATACTATCCAACAAGGACTGAGCGTAAGATTCTTAAACAAAACGTAGAGAGTATTGGACAGTATTTGGGAGAAAAAGTAGTACTGATTGAGCCGGGGAGTGGGAGCAGTGATAAAACCCGCATCCTGTTGGAAAACCTGTCTAACGTATCGGCTTATGTACCCATCGATATTTCCGGAGAGTATTTATTTAACGTGGCTAATGAGTTACAAAATGAATTTCCTGAAATTAAGATTGAGCCTCTGCAGGCAGACTATACCCGATCCTTCGAACTTCTGGAAGTGATGCCTGATGGAAGAAGAGTAGTGTTTTTTCCCGGCTCAACGGTAGGGAATTTTGAGCGGGATACGGTAGACCGGTTTTTAAACGTAGTTGCTGATATTGCAAGTCAGACTGGCGCTTTTCTGATTGGTGTTGATCTAAAAAAAGACCGGCAGGTTTTGCTGGATGCCTATAATGATTCCAAAGGCATAACAGCTGCATTCAACAAAAATATACTGCGTCATATAAACCGGATTTTAGCGTCTGATTTTTCCCTTTCCAGGTTTGACCATGAGGCTGTTTGGAATGAAGAGGAAGGTCGCATTGAAATGTATTTGATTTGTAATGAAGCCCATGAAGTGGCGATTAATGGTACAACTATTGCCTTTGAAGAAGGAGAACGCATTCATACCGAAAACTCGCATAAATACACGCTGGATGAATTTTCAGAAATTGTATCGCCCTGGTTTGAGGTAAAGAAAGTATGGACCGATGAAAACAATTGGTTCAGCCTTCAGTATCTGGAACCGAAGTAG
- a CDS encoding YpdA family putative bacillithiol disulfide reductase, with translation MVIIIGAGPIGLATGIALQEKNIPFKIIERGCLVNSLFHYPTNMTFFSTSDKLEIGNVPFISHGPKPTRAEALEYYRRVAEHYELPVNLYETVESMEGEDGNFTVKTDKDVYKAEKVIVASGFYGQANMMGVPGEDLPKVKHYYDEPHPYAWQKVLVIGGGNSGADVALECWRGGADVTMLLKYDQIKPSVKYWVKPDIENRIKNEEIPCFFNSEVKEIREKEVVINTPDGEVTIENDFVLAMTGYHPNYELMDSLGIELTDDEKCMPVHDENSLETSRKGIYVAGVVCGGMDTSRLFIENSRVHAEQIASHIQDNLK, from the coding sequence ATGGTTATCATTATAGGTGCAGGTCCGATCGGGCTTGCCACGGGTATTGCACTTCAGGAGAAAAACATCCCTTTTAAAATCATTGAACGAGGTTGTTTGGTGAATTCGCTATTCCATTATCCGACCAACATGACCTTCTTCTCCACTTCTGATAAACTTGAAATTGGGAATGTGCCTTTCATTTCTCACGGGCCAAAACCAACCCGGGCAGAAGCTTTGGAATATTATCGCCGGGTGGCGGAGCATTATGAGCTTCCCGTCAACCTGTATGAAACGGTAGAGTCGATGGAGGGAGAGGATGGCAATTTCACCGTTAAAACAGACAAAGATGTATACAAAGCGGAAAAGGTGATCGTTGCTTCCGGGTTCTATGGTCAGGCCAACATGATGGGCGTTCCGGGAGAAGATCTTCCCAAAGTGAAGCATTATTACGATGAACCACATCCCTATGCATGGCAAAAAGTGCTGGTGATTGGCGGTGGAAACTCTGGGGCAGATGTTGCCCTCGAATGCTGGAGAGGGGGCGCAGACGTCACGATGTTGCTGAAGTACGATCAAATTAAGCCCTCGGTAAAATACTGGGTAAAGCCGGATATTGAGAATCGGATTAAGAATGAAGAAATCCCCTGTTTTTTCAATTCGGAGGTGAAAGAAATCCGGGAGAAAGAAGTGGTCATTAACACTCCTGATGGAGAAGTGACGATAGAGAATGATTTCGTTCTCGCTATGACAGGTTACCATCCTAATTATGAGCTGATGGATAGTCTGGGAATTGAGCTTACCGACGATGAAAAATGTATGCCTGTTCATGATGAAAACAGCCTTGAAACGAGCCGGAAAGGGATTTATGTAGCCGGTGTTGTTTGCGGAGGAATGGACACCAGTCGGTTATTTATTGAGAATTCCCGGGTGCATGCTGAGCAAATTGCGAGTCATATTCAGGATAATTTGAAGTAG
- the egtB gene encoding ergothioneine biosynthesis protein EgtB: MSLTTQKTMTESISSRLSKDHLLQHFKTVRAFSLYLCEPLETEDFVIQASEFASPTKWHLAHTSWFFETFVLEKFQDDFESLHPQYAYFFNSYYLQTGVPFTRAKRGVLSRPTVKEVFEYRQYVNEELAKFIESASEETWKEAAKVVEIGIHHEQQHQELILTDLKYMLGQNPLLPVYREVEHAPVSEVSPINWVSFEEQITEIGNTGNEFTYDNEHPRHRTLVQDFELADRLITNGEYLEFINDDGYSRSSLWLDEGWSAVKNNEWTAPLYWFQREGKWMQFTLSGAREVVPNEPVSHVSYYEADAFARWKGVRLPTEQEWEHACGDLTVEGNFVEKENFHPAALQSPSGKLKQMYGDVWEWTMSAYAPYPNYKPLPGALGEYNGKFMANQYVLRGGSCATSQTHIRKTYRNFFHADARWQFSGIRLAR; this comes from the coding sequence ATGAGCCTAACTACTCAAAAAACCATGACAGAGAGTATTTCTTCCCGCCTTTCCAAAGACCATCTTCTGCAGCACTTTAAAACGGTTCGGGCGTTCAGCCTGTATTTATGTGAACCACTTGAGACAGAAGATTTTGTGATTCAGGCGTCTGAATTTGCGAGTCCCACCAAATGGCACCTTGCGCATACCAGCTGGTTTTTTGAGACTTTTGTGCTGGAAAAGTTTCAGGATGATTTTGAAAGCCTGCACCCTCAATATGCATATTTCTTCAACTCTTATTACCTGCAAACCGGGGTTCCGTTCACGCGGGCAAAACGGGGGGTTCTGTCCAGGCCAACCGTGAAAGAGGTTTTTGAGTATCGCCAATATGTGAATGAAGAGTTGGCAAAGTTTATTGAATCGGCTTCTGAAGAAACATGGAAAGAAGCTGCTAAAGTAGTAGAGATTGGCATTCATCACGAGCAGCAGCATCAGGAGCTTATTCTCACTGACCTGAAATATATGCTGGGGCAAAATCCACTGCTGCCAGTCTATCGGGAAGTGGAGCATGCACCTGTTTCAGAAGTCAGCCCAATCAACTGGGTTTCCTTCGAGGAGCAGATCACTGAAATCGGTAATACCGGAAATGAGTTCACCTATGATAATGAACATCCCCGGCACCGAACCCTGGTTCAGGATTTTGAATTGGCTGACCGGCTTATCACAAATGGAGAATACCTGGAGTTTATAAACGATGATGGGTATTCGAGATCATCACTTTGGCTGGATGAGGGATGGTCGGCCGTAAAAAATAACGAATGGACAGCTCCCCTCTATTGGTTTCAGCGCGAAGGAAAATGGATGCAATTCACGTTATCGGGTGCCCGGGAAGTTGTCCCCAATGAACCGGTAAGCCACGTGAGTTACTACGAAGCAGATGCGTTTGCCCGATGGAAAGGCGTACGGTTGCCAACCGAACAAGAGTGGGAACATGCGTGCGGAGACCTTACTGTTGAAGGTAATTTTGTAGAAAAGGAGAACTTCCATCCTGCTGCCCTGCAATCACCATCCGGGAAATTAAAGCAGATGTACGGAGACGTTTGGGAATGGACGATGAGTGCTTATGCTCCCTACCCGAATTATAAACCATTGCCCGGGGCGCTTGGTGAATACAACGGAAAGTTCATGGCAAATCAATATGTGCTAAGGGGCGGCTCTTGTGCCACATCGCAAACACACATCCGAAAAACCTACCGAAACTTTTTCCATGCAGATGCACGCTGGCAATTCAGCGGAATCAGACTCGCCAGGTAA